A window of Pirellulales bacterium genomic DNA:
CCGCATTATCCTCGTCCGCGGGCAGCCGGAGCAAGGGATTCGCGGGCGCGGGGAGCCGCGATCCCCGCCGCCCTCTGGCGGACGCATCGCCGGGTGGGATACTGGGCGGCCGGAATTCGGTAGCGTCCTAGAATTCTATTGCTCGGCCTCATTGCCCCGGCGGACTTCTAGCCAGCAACTCGACGATCGCGACCAACACGCAAGCCCACAACAGCACAAGAAGCGCCAGCGGGATCGAGGCCGGCCGTACATCGCAAATGATCCAGACGGCAACCGCCACGATCGTCGTGACCACGAACAGCGATCGCAAGCTGAATTGAAACCAGCGGCGTTTGCGCTTCGGCTGCTCGGCTTTGGGCGGCTCGGTTTGCATGGCCGCATTATCCCTGACCGCGGGCAGCCGGAGCAAGGCTGCCGGATCCGGCGGCAATCGCCGACATTCTGGACGATTCCGAATCGCTCCTCGCGCCAGCCTTGGGAGGCTGGGTTTTGGGCGGCTTCGCCAGAAGATCGCCGCTGCGCAAGCATCGTCTCAAGAACCATTCGGCACACGCAGGAAATTAACGACCGCTCTTCGGACTCTTAGGAGATGGGGTTTGGTTTCACTTGGATCATAGTTGACGCAATGCGAACTACTATCTCTCTGCTTCTCGGCATTTGGGCCATCGGTGCCAATGCTCCCCAAGTTCAGGCCGACAAGGAACTGGACAGTCTCCAAGGGGAATGGCACGCCGTCACTTTCGAGGCAAACGGGGAAACCGTGTCCACCGCAAACGCGGGATGGAAGGTAATCATCAATGGGAGGAAGATTTCGGCCCGATCGTCATTGGCCAGCACGGGCAGAATCGTATTGCTCGTGCCGTCAGTGAAGTCGGCAATCTTCGTCGGCTTGTCTCCCTCGAATGCCAAGCCTTTTCCGACTGGGGCGAGGAAGGTCGTCGTGCCATCCGCTGGACGACGTGGATCTTGAAAACTGGCCGGCATCCGGGAGATCAGCGCCAATCACCGCTGAGTACGAACGCCGCCCAATAGTAAGGGGGCAAGCGGTGATCTCTATTGGGCGGCTGATCGTCCTTGAAATCCAATCCGCGCTTCACACCTTCACGGAGCATGCTCAATTGCGCCTGCCGTAGGGCTTCGAGTTTCGACATCTTCTTCTCGCCCCACAGGTTTTCATACATCTCGATCATCAGGCTCCGCGAGGCATCGTCGCTCACCTTCCAGAGCGTGGCGATCGTGATTGCCACTAGCAACGACACCAGCTTGATCGACACGGCGCTCTTGGAGCGGTTCGGCGCGCCGCTGACGTTCGATAGCTGGGCGGGGCTGGCCGAAGCCGGAGCGAAGCGCGTCGTCGCGATTTGGGCGGCCGAATCGGACGGGGCGCCGCTGCCGTTTCAGGCCAAGGATTGGGGCTGGCACAAGTCCGGCGGCAAGCCCCATCGCTACAGCTTGCGGACCGCGCTCGACGCGCTTCAGCAAGCCCTACTCGAACTGCCGGAACCGGCGGGGGTGGCCGCATGAAACCGCTCAAACCGCTACCGGGGCAGAAACCATTGTTCGACGAGTGTACGCCGGAGTTAGTGAACTACGACGGCGAAATCTTAACACAAGGGGTGCTGTTCCGCCCGCCGGAGTCGGCGGGGGAACCGCCCCCAATTGAACCGATTGGAGTGAACGATGCCGAAAGTCACAGAGACTCTCCGCGAGCTGGTCCGGGGGATTGAATACCGGACGGCCAAAGGTACCGGATTGCAATACCGCGTTCTGCTCGAATTCGTGAAGGAAATGCGCGTGCCGAGTGGTCCCGCAATCGACGTGCTGGCCGAGCATTTCGGCCTAGAGCTACAACCCAAAACCAAACCCAAGGGCCGGACGGCCGACCCGAAGCCAAGGAAATAAACCATGATGACCGAATTGATTCCCGTTCCCACCAGCGCGCTGGCGACCGACGACACGGTTCGCCGCTTGCTCGACGATTTTCTGGCCGGCTTGAAGCCGAACACGCTGCGGACCTACCGGCAGGGGCTTGCCGACTTCGCGTCGTTTGTCGGCGCGGCGGATGCCAACGACGCGGCCGGGATCCTACTGGCCGGCGGCCACGGCGAGGCGAACCACTTGGCGCTGGCCTATCGCGCCAACATGGTCGAGCGCGACCTATCGGCCAACACGATCAACAATCGCTTGGCCGCGATCCGGTCGCTGGTGAAGCTGGCCCGGACGCTGGGGATGATCGGCTGGGCCATCGACGTGGGGAATGTAAAGGCGCGCCCCTATCGCGACACGGCCGGCTGCGGCGCCACGGGCTATCGGTTATTGCTCGAATACCTCGACCGTCGCGCCAACACCAAGACGATCCGCGACCGGGCGATTGTCCGACTGCTATTCGAGCGCGCCTTGCGACGAAACGAAGTGGCATCGCTCGACGTGGCGCACCTCGACGTCGACGCGGGGACCATTGGCGTTCTCGGCAAGGGGCACACGGACCGCGAGACACTGACGCTGCCCGAGCCGACCCGACGGGCGCTGGCCGACTGGCTGGCGATCCGCGGCAACGAGCCGGGACCGCTCTTCATCAACCTCGACCGGGCCAGGAAGGGCACCGGCCGCCTGACCGGCGCCGGTATCTTTGCGATCGTGACGGCGCTGGGGGATGCGACGGGCCAGCGGGTCCGCCCCCACGGCCTGCGCCATGCGGCCATCACCAAAGCACTCGACGCCACGGGTGGCGACGTTCGCGCCGTCCAGAAGTTCAGCCGCCACGCGAAGGTGGATACCGTGCTGGTCTACGACGACGCCCGCCGCGACCTCGGCGGCGACGTGGCCAAGCTTGTGGCTGGCAATTAGAGGAACCTAACTTGCGTCGGGCGGGCGGACCGCCGCGGGTTGGGCTGCTGCCAACAATGCAGCGTCGAGCGCCCAGCCGACAACCCAAGAGCCCAGCGTCGCAGCGGCGAAGAGGATCAGACTGTTTGACATCGGAAGTGCTTTCGCACGAACTGGGTACTAATCACACCCAAAACCGCAAGGAGCGCCAGCGCAAGCGTGGATGCCTCGGGCACCGGCGATGCATTGCCGATCACACCGGAATTTCCAGCCGAAAGCGGCATCGGATCGGTGTCACGGGCGGCCACGCTACTCAAGTTGGCCGTACTGATGACGCCGTCATTAAAAGGGACACTGGGCGTCAGCGAGCCAGCCAACACGAAGTCGCTGGATTGACCGAGCGGATTGCCGGAGGAGTCCGAAGCGTCGATCGTCGCCAGGGCAGGCGACCCGGCCGTGCCGCCGATCACGAGCGCGCCGGCCGTGATGTGATTTGCGGTGAGGCTCGCGCCAGCGTTGACTTGCACGTTGCCGGGGCCGTCGATGCCGCCGACTTGCTGGTTAGTGCCCGAGACGAGCACTCCGACCGCGGCATTGCTATTGTTCGCGATGTTCACGCGATTCGTGCCGGAGGAGAGCGCGGAGACGGAACCGGCCAATTCTAGCGTCGCGCTTTTGGTCACCGTCGCGGTCACTCCGCTGCCGACCGAGGCCGCGCCGGAGGTCAGGCCGAATCGCAGCGTGGCCGTCCCGCCGACTGACAACGCCGTCGCATTGCCCAGGTTGACCGAGCCGGTGATCGCCGTCACCCCGCTTCCAGACACGGAAATTGAGTTATGGCCCGCAACGTTGTTCAGTGGACCGGAGATCGTAAAGACGCCACCGGAGTTCTGCGTGACGTTCAAACCGCTGGCCAACGTGATCGGGGCGGCAATCGTCTGCGCGCCGTTGCCGTGGGCGCCGGAGACATTGATTGCCGCGGCAGTTGATCCGGCGGCTTGCAGCGTCAGCGTGTGCGGCCCGGCGATCAGATAGTTGTTCGGGCTGTCGAACTTGAGCGTGCC
This region includes:
- a CDS encoding tyrosine-type recombinase/integrase, whose protein sequence is MMTELIPVPTSALATDDTVRRLLDDFLAGLKPNTLRTYRQGLADFASFVGAADANDAAGILLAGGHGEANHLALAYRANMVERDLSANTINNRLAAIRSLVKLARTLGMIGWAIDVGNVKARPYRDTAGCGATGYRLLLEYLDRRANTKTIRDRAIVRLLFERALRRNEVASLDVAHLDVDAGTIGVLGKGHTDRETLTLPEPTRRALADWLAIRGNEPGPLFINLDRARKGTGRLTGAGIFAIVTALGDATGQRVRPHGLRHAAITKALDATGGDVRAVQKFSRHAKVDTVLVYDDARRDLGGDVAKLVAGN
- a CDS encoding CHAT domain-containing protein, with the translated sequence MAITIATLWKVSDDASRSLMIEMYENLWGEKKMSKLEALRQAQLSMLREGVKRGLDFKDDQPPNRDHRLPPYYWAAFVLSGDWR